From a single Myxococcus fulvus genomic region:
- a CDS encoding cellulose biosynthesis cyclic di-GMP-binding regulatory protein BcsB, with product MSAGQWLSRNASCMLLLLGLAFVDAAHAQVRLKSKPAGRIPDQLVVDFAYKPQARLRLFVNDVPVYQHRVGSPEEELEPEVRRGFPIQHFVVAGRNTLRVEVDGHPETVRGKVEKLSVKVGKDLTANETYAAVGDIQVKEPLVFEAPKSLKPPLWRTGKKIAWNDEEKKQVHAKIVELQQLLQAKKFEDFTQRLSPSIQETVRLAGIGDAKLLARREVMDWEGLAQASDWAVRNPSVEALDCKLHGDGWLVECLEKGTDHTLQLTSDGVTEGRRFMWMKRNSGYGLYQHVSLF from the coding sequence GTGAGCGCGGGTCAGTGGCTGTCGAGGAATGCGAGCTGCATGTTGCTGTTGCTGGGGCTCGCGTTCGTGGACGCGGCGCATGCGCAGGTGCGGCTCAAGTCGAAGCCCGCGGGCAGGATTCCCGACCAGCTCGTCGTGGACTTCGCCTACAAGCCGCAAGCGCGGCTCCGGTTGTTCGTGAACGACGTCCCCGTCTACCAGCATCGCGTGGGCAGCCCGGAGGAGGAGTTGGAGCCCGAGGTCCGGCGAGGCTTCCCCATCCAGCACTTCGTGGTGGCTGGGCGGAACACCCTCCGGGTGGAGGTCGACGGCCATCCGGAGACGGTCCGAGGGAAGGTGGAGAAGCTCTCGGTGAAGGTGGGCAAGGACCTGACGGCGAACGAGACCTACGCCGCCGTCGGGGACATCCAGGTGAAGGAGCCCCTCGTCTTCGAGGCGCCCAAGAGCCTGAAGCCGCCTCTGTGGCGGACCGGCAAGAAGATTGCCTGGAACGATGAGGAGAAGAAGCAGGTCCACGCGAAGATCGTGGAGTTGCAGCAGCTGCTCCAGGCGAAGAAGTTCGAGGACTTCACCCAGCGCCTGTCGCCCTCCATCCAGGAGACGGTCCGCCTGGCGGGAATCGGTGATGCGAAGCTGCTGGCCCGCCGGGAGGTCATGGACTGGGAGGGGCTCGCGCAGGCCAGTGACTGGGCGGTCCGGAACCCCTCGGTCGAGGCGCTGGACTGCAAGCTCCATGGAGACGGGTGGCTGGTCGAGTGCCTGGAGAAGGGGACGGACCACACGCTCCAGCTCACCTCGGACGGAGTCACCGAG